One Leptolyngbya subtilissima AS-A7 genomic window carries:
- the rnhA gene encoding ribonuclease HI, whose amino-acid sequence MAIIQRIYTDGACSGNPGPGGWGTVLYLVDGGVHEIGGGESPTTNNRMEMQAAIAGLTLLRDSGQTETVTIHTDSEYVLKGITQWIAGWKRRGWVNSAKKPVLNRDLWEALDSVTTEVNQTLDRPLQWIYVRGHSGDPGNERCDTIARAYAAKRAIALTTAALS is encoded by the coding sequence ATGGCAATCATTCAGCGAATTTACACCGACGGTGCCTGCTCCGGTAATCCTGGCCCCGGCGGCTGGGGTACGGTGCTGTATCTGGTCGATGGCGGTGTTCACGAGATCGGCGGCGGCGAATCTCCCACCACCAACAACCGCATGGAAATGCAGGCGGCGATCGCTGGGCTGACCCTGCTGCGCGATAGCGGCCAAACCGAGACCGTCACCATCCACACCGACAGCGAATACGTGCTCAAGGGCATCACCCAGTGGATCGCTGGCTGGAAGCGGCGCGGCTGGGTGAACTCAGCCAAAAAGCCCGTGCTCAACCGCGATCTGTGGGAAGCCCTAGACAGCGTCACCACCGAGGTGAACCAGACCCTCGATCGCCCCTTGCAGTGGATCTACGTGCGCGGCCACTCCGGTGACCCCGGCAACGAGCGCTGCGACACCATTGCTCGCGCCTATGCCGCTAAACGCGCGATCGCCCTGACGACAGCAGCCCTTTCCTAG
- the gshA gene encoding glutamate--cysteine ligase gives MLLSKGFEIEIYTGTPSGDVVGLSDRIVADLNGFVREPDSRNVEYTTPPLCQYEKLLCELVRPRHELRHYLKGLGNYTLVPGSTLALGNTDRFYRSDPSNPYHAYIEQTYGTTVVTASVHINIGISDPEILMRACRLVRVEAPLYLALTASSPFLGGKATGSHSSRWQVFPKTPAHVPLFTSHVHHIQWMEAQLAAGTMQNVRHLWSSVRPNGDRRPYNLNRLELRICDLISDPVALLAVAALLEARLIQLIQNPELDPLILSELPQVSRNDDLVALTDANEMAVASQSLEAELRHWQDGRPILARDWIQQLYDEVWPIAKANGLSCFLSPVKKILREGNEAQRWLRQHEAGQSVQQVIQNAIAEVADSEGILARDLCEPCAA, from the coding sequence GTGCTGCTGTCCAAAGGGTTTGAAATTGAGATATATACCGGCACCCCCAGCGGGGATGTGGTCGGTCTCTCCGATCGGATTGTGGCGGACCTCAATGGTTTCGTGCGCGAGCCCGACAGCCGCAATGTCGAGTACACCACCCCGCCCCTGTGCCAATACGAGAAACTGCTATGTGAGCTGGTGCGCCCCCGCCACGAGCTGCGCCATTACCTCAAGGGGTTAGGCAACTATACCCTCGTACCTGGCAGCACCCTCGCCCTCGGCAATACCGATCGCTTCTACCGCTCTGACCCCAGCAATCCTTACCACGCCTACATCGAGCAGACCTACGGCACCACCGTGGTTACCGCCAGCGTCCACATCAACATTGGCATCTCGGATCCAGAAATTCTGATGCGGGCCTGTCGCTTGGTGCGGGTCGAAGCGCCCTTGTACCTGGCTCTCACCGCCTCATCGCCGTTTCTGGGTGGGAAAGCTACGGGCTCTCACTCTAGCCGCTGGCAGGTATTTCCCAAAACCCCAGCCCACGTGCCTCTGTTCACTAGCCACGTCCACCACATTCAGTGGATGGAAGCCCAGCTGGCGGCAGGCACTATGCAAAACGTGCGCCATCTGTGGTCATCGGTGCGGCCCAACGGCGATCGCCGCCCCTACAACCTCAACCGTTTAGAGCTGCGCATTTGTGACCTGATCAGCGACCCGGTGGCGCTGCTGGCGGTGGCGGCCCTGCTCGAAGCGCGCCTGATCCAGCTAATCCAAAATCCAGAATTGGATCCGCTGATTCTGAGTGAGCTACCTCAGGTCAGCCGCAACGATGACCTAGTGGCCCTTACTGATGCCAACGAAATGGCCGTCGCCAGTCAAAGCCTCGAGGCCGAACTACGCCACTGGCAGGACGGTCGCCCAATTCTTGCTCGAGATTGGATCCAACAACTCTATGATGAGGTGTGGCCGATCGCCAAAGCCAATGGTCTCAGCTGCTTCCTCAGCCCGGTGAAAAAAATTCTGCGGGAAGGCAACGAAGCCCAGCGGTGGCTGCGGCAGCACGAAGCCGGGCAGTCGGTGCAGCAGGTGATCCAAAATGCGATCGCTGAAGTAGCTGACAGCGAGGGAATATTAGCTCGCGATCTGTGCGAACCCTGTGCTGCTTAG
- a CDS encoding tRNA (cytidine(34)-2'-O)-methyltransferase, which yields MPTIVLVTPQIPPNTGNIARTCAATTTPLHLVGPLGFDLSDRALKRAGLDYWPQVNLTLHTDWDTFYTQQRQQGGRTIGFSTSGRCSYTELTYRADDWLLFGSETEGLPKSVLATCDETAYIPMDRTVVRSLNLSVSAAIALYETLRQLHLFHPQSTLDIASNQDPA from the coding sequence ATGCCCACCATTGTTTTAGTCACGCCCCAGATCCCCCCAAATACAGGGAATATCGCCCGCACCTGCGCCGCCACGACCACTCCTCTACACCTCGTTGGCCCCCTAGGGTTTGACCTCAGCGATCGCGCCCTCAAGCGAGCCGGGCTCGACTACTGGCCTCAAGTCAACCTAACTCTGCACACCGACTGGGATACTTTCTACACCCAGCAGCGCCAGCAGGGAGGACGAACCATCGGCTTTAGTACCTCTGGGCGATGTAGCTATACAGAATTGACCTACCGCGCCGATGACTGGCTGCTATTTGGTAGCGAAACCGAAGGCCTCCCCAAGTCAGTCCTGGCCACCTGTGACGAAACTGCCTACATTCCTATGGATCGCACCGTGGTGCGCAGTCTCAACCTCTCCGTTAGCGCCGCCATAGCCCTTTACGAGACCCTGCGCCAGCTTCACCTCTTCCACCCACAATCCACACTAGATATTGCTAGTAACCAAGACCCAGCTTAG
- a CDS encoding peptidoglycan DD-metalloendopeptidase family protein → MKRVVPQESEADCLPSSLSSAQSEPSGGYRRVQTSAAMLGLALSFGASAPFFTEPELALAAEGTNLTVLPAANRDQPEMPKLVSAETTSSYHTVEAGESLWQIAAQHEADVKAIKMANGIAGDDVLRVGQVIRVPAVGMASLTASADVSRLALKANAAGGVGGDLATASSLLPTSDVPTVDELEKAWQLEDALALKGEDGLSEEDLAAANLDKLSSEELEVDADGLVSDSLPLAAIPTLEPEAIQEPAADLTADVEPAAAVQQMAKVDEAASQAASETVEPVESFASLPLHQEEVERPVAAAQSPQPVAATSTPVPAATTNTSVPEAKKDFTVAALPPRTAAATSTAEVGTVRSYQVKPGDTLWSIASRNGLTIDELLSHNNAVNQPEALSVGDSLSIPLASATEEAVSSPSSGLAAAPRTREQAIRDHLARIRESNSNQVNRDELNARIREARQELDRSRVTSATPETAALEYHSPEPEAVAAVASNAVGGPEPASSTALTAREGAQTLASPAADSEWTVTDAAKDQVQPIAALSPADEAVVDESEQVDAATPPSQLLAAAPLSADAYRTAPSMPVGQTVSPNMPMMPGANEFLPEAPRLSNGYIWPTRGTLTSGYGWRWGRMHRGVDIAGPVGTPIVAAAPGVVARSGWNSGGYGNLVDIRHSDGSLTRYAHNSRLLVREGQQVSQGQQIAEMGSTGYSTGPHLHFEVHLPSSGTVNPMAYLPDR, encoded by the coding sequence TTGAAACGCGTAGTTCCCCAAGAGTCTGAAGCTGATTGCCTGCCCTCTAGCTTGAGCAGCGCTCAATCTGAGCCTTCAGGAGGTTATCGTCGAGTGCAAACCTCGGCAGCCATGCTGGGCCTAGCCTTATCGTTCGGAGCGTCCGCTCCGTTTTTCACTGAGCCAGAATTGGCTCTCGCTGCCGAAGGCACTAACCTGACGGTGTTACCTGCGGCCAATCGGGATCAACCCGAGATGCCCAAGTTAGTGTCTGCCGAAACAACCTCGTCCTATCACACCGTTGAAGCAGGGGAAAGCCTTTGGCAAATTGCTGCCCAGCACGAGGCCGATGTCAAAGCCATCAAGATGGCCAACGGCATTGCTGGTGACGACGTACTACGGGTTGGGCAGGTTATTCGGGTTCCTGCCGTAGGAATGGCCAGTTTGACTGCTAGCGCTGATGTCTCTCGTTTGGCTCTCAAGGCCAATGCTGCTGGGGGCGTCGGTGGTGATTTAGCGACTGCTAGCAGCTTGTTGCCAACCAGCGACGTACCCACAGTAGACGAGTTGGAGAAAGCTTGGCAGCTAGAGGATGCTCTGGCTCTCAAAGGTGAAGATGGGCTGTCTGAAGAAGATCTCGCTGCGGCTAACCTAGACAAGCTCTCCTCAGAAGAACTTGAAGTTGACGCTGACGGCCTCGTCTCTGACTCACTCCCCTTAGCTGCGATCCCCACTCTTGAACCAGAGGCTATCCAGGAGCCTGCGGCAGATCTGACCGCTGACGTTGAGCCAGCTGCCGCTGTCCAGCAAATGGCGAAGGTTGACGAGGCAGCTAGTCAAGCAGCCAGCGAAACGGTTGAGCCAGTTGAGTCTTTTGCTAGCCTGCCGCTCCACCAGGAAGAGGTCGAGCGTCCTGTTGCTGCTGCCCAGTCGCCGCAACCCGTTGCAGCTACCAGCACCCCAGTTCCTGCAGCAACTACCAACACTTCGGTCCCAGAGGCCAAGAAAGATTTCACCGTAGCGGCACTACCTCCAAGAACGGCGGCGGCGACTTCAACCGCTGAGGTTGGTACCGTACGGTCTTATCAGGTCAAGCCGGGTGACACTCTGTGGTCGATTGCTTCTCGCAACGGCCTCACCATAGATGAGCTTCTCAGCCACAACAACGCTGTTAACCAGCCTGAAGCTTTATCAGTCGGCGACAGCCTAAGCATTCCCCTAGCCTCAGCTACGGAAGAAGCGGTTAGCTCACCTTCCAGCGGTTTGGCGGCTGCTCCTAGAACCCGTGAGCAGGCTATTCGCGATCACTTGGCCCGCATTCGTGAGTCAAATAGCAACCAGGTTAACCGCGACGAACTCAACGCGCGAATTCGTGAAGCTCGTCAAGAGCTTGATCGCAGCCGTGTCACCAGTGCGACCCCAGAGACTGCCGCGCTGGAGTATCACAGCCCTGAGCCGGAAGCTGTGGCTGCTGTGGCTTCTAACGCAGTAGGTGGCCCCGAACCGGCCAGCTCGACAGCCCTAACCGCTAGAGAGGGTGCCCAAACCCTTGCATCGCCTGCTGCTGATTCGGAGTGGACAGTTACCGATGCCGCCAAAGATCAGGTTCAGCCGATCGCTGCTCTGAGCCCAGCCGATGAGGCCGTGGTTGATGAGTCTGAGCAGGTAGATGCCGCGACTCCTCCTAGTCAGCTGCTAGCGGCTGCTCCCCTAAGTGCTGATGCCTATCGGACTGCGCCGAGCATGCCAGTGGGGCAGACCGTGTCTCCCAACATGCCGATGATGCCGGGTGCCAACGAGTTTCTACCCGAGGCACCTCGTCTTTCCAACGGCTACATTTGGCCTACCCGTGGCACCCTGACTTCTGGCTACGGCTGGCGTTGGGGCCGCATGCACCGCGGTGTTGACATTGCTGGCCCAGTTGGAACGCCGATCGTGGCGGCAGCGCCAGGGGTTGTCGCGCGCTCTGGTTGGAATTCCGGTGGCTATGGCAACTTGGTAGATATCCGTCACTCCGACGGCAGCTTGACCCGCTATGCTCACAACAGCCGTTTGCTGGTACGCGAAGGTCAGCAAGTGAGCCAGGGGCAGCAGATCGCTGAGATGGGTAGCACAGGCTATAGCACTGGCCCTCACCTCCACTTCGAGGTGCACTTACCCAGCAGCGGTACCGTTAATCCCATGGCCTACTTACCCGATCGCTAG
- a CDS encoding peroxiredoxin — MPEIRDNCLRVGQMAPDFSATAVVDQNFKIVKLSDYRGRYVVLFFYPLDFTFVCPTEIAAFSDRYSEFKALNTEILGISVDSEFAHLAWIQTERKLGGVGDLNYPLVSDIKKDISAAYNVLDPDSGVALRGLFVIDRDGVLQHATINNLAFGRKVDETLRVLQAIQHVQANPDEVCPVDWQPGDKTMNPDPVKAREFFAEV; from the coding sequence ATGCCTGAGATAAGAGATAACTGTTTGCGGGTTGGCCAAATGGCACCCGACTTCAGTGCCACCGCCGTAGTTGACCAAAACTTCAAGATTGTTAAGCTATCCGACTACCGGGGCCGATATGTGGTCCTATTTTTTTATCCCCTCGACTTTACCTTCGTCTGCCCTACAGAGATTGCGGCCTTTAGCGATCGCTACAGTGAGTTTAAGGCGCTCAACACCGAGATTTTAGGCATCTCTGTAGACAGCGAGTTTGCTCACCTAGCCTGGATCCAAACTGAGCGTAAGCTAGGCGGGGTGGGCGATTTGAACTATCCCCTGGTGTCTGACATCAAAAAAGACATTAGCGCTGCCTACAACGTCCTCGACCCCGACAGTGGGGTAGCGCTACGGGGCTTGTTCGTCATCGACCGGGACGGGGTGCTTCAGCATGCCACGATCAACAACCTAGCCTTTGGCCGTAAGGTCGATGAAACCCTGCGGGTTTTACAGGCCATCCAGCATGTGCAAGCCAACCCCGATGAGGTTTGCCCGGTTGACTGGCAACCCGGAGATAAAACCATGAACCCCGACCCGGTGAAGGCAAGAGAATTTTTTGCTGAGGTCTAG
- a CDS encoding peroxiredoxin family protein, which translates to MTPIAPLPDQANPWRYWLPLPPRLGLPLGQICPDFALWDVTYQRTVRLANWRGKQPVVLLFCRLLAEMAYSPGRHPSLVAFNQAYDQFRNAGVEVLAIGNQPQRQAQAAVEDLSLRLPLLCDPAGASFRAYHTGQALGAPLPAQFVLDAQGRLRYCHLFSLLHPTTSPETLLAALSRL; encoded by the coding sequence ATGACCCCGATCGCGCCACTACCAGACCAGGCTAATCCCTGGCGCTATTGGCTGCCGTTGCCCCCTCGCTTAGGTCTGCCCCTCGGCCAGATATGCCCCGACTTTGCCCTGTGGGATGTCACCTACCAGCGCACGGTGCGCTTGGCTAACTGGCGAGGTAAGCAGCCGGTGGTCTTGCTCTTTTGCCGCCTCCTAGCAGAGATGGCCTACAGCCCTGGGCGGCACCCTTCGCTGGTCGCATTCAATCAGGCCTATGACCAGTTTCGCAACGCTGGGGTTGAAGTGTTAGCGATCGGCAATCAGCCCCAGCGTCAAGCTCAGGCGGCGGTAGAAGATCTGAGCTTAAGATTGCCGCTGCTATGCGACCCCGCGGGAGCGAGCTTTCGCGCTTACCACACTGGGCAAGCGCTGGGGGCACCCCTGCCGGCGCAGTTTGTGCTAGATGCGCAGGGGCGATTGCGCTACTGTCACCTGTTTTCACTGCTGCACCCAACCACATCGCCGGAAACGCTGCTAGCTGCCCTGAGTAGGCTTTAG
- the alr gene encoding alanine racemase, with protein sequence MLNWDHTPSLEPMRCCRAWVEINLAALQHNVRQFRGLLPATTQLMAVVKADAYGHGAVTVAQTALQAGATWLGVATVPEGIELRAAGIQAPILVMGAVNSPEEMQAIAHWRLQPTLVNPKQALVFSDTLSGLAASRPVGVHLKIDTGMTRLGFPWAEAVDFTRFVRQLPHLKIDSLYSHLATADSPDPTIMQQQQQRFKTALGHLQQQQLLPPRLHLANTAATLADPALHYDLVRVGLGLYGLYPAPHLQSRLDLQPVMQVKARITHLKDVPAGTGISYGHQYVCDRPLRLAVVGIGYADGVPRVLSNRLQVMVKGRLAQQIGAITMDQLMLDVSHIPSLQEGDVVTLLGRDGHHIIGPDDWAAMANTISWEILCGFKHRLPRIAVEQPLAASTAIQSN encoded by the coding sequence ATGCTGAATTGGGATCACACTCCAAGCCTGGAGCCTATGCGCTGCTGCCGTGCCTGGGTTGAAATTAATCTGGCGGCGCTGCAGCACAACGTGCGCCAGTTTAGAGGGTTGCTGCCCGCCACCACTCAGCTGATGGCGGTGGTTAAGGCCGATGCCTATGGCCATGGGGCCGTCACCGTTGCCCAAACGGCGCTGCAAGCTGGGGCCACCTGGCTCGGCGTAGCCACCGTTCCCGAAGGAATTGAGCTGCGGGCCGCGGGCATTCAGGCGCCAATTTTAGTGATGGGGGCGGTCAACAGCCCTGAAGAAATGCAGGCGATCGCCCACTGGCGGCTTCAGCCCACCCTGGTCAACCCCAAACAGGCCCTGGTCTTTTCCGACACGCTTTCTGGGCTAGCCGCTTCCCGTCCGGTTGGGGTGCACCTTAAGATCGACACCGGTATGACCCGCCTAGGGTTTCCCTGGGCCGAGGCCGTCGACTTTACCCGGTTTGTGCGGCAGTTGCCCCACCTCAAAATCGACAGCCTTTACTCTCACCTGGCTACCGCCGACAGCCCCGACCCCACCATCATGCAGCAGCAGCAGCAGCGGTTTAAGACGGCGCTAGGGCACCTCCAACAGCAGCAGTTGCTCCCTCCCCGGCTACACTTGGCTAACACCGCCGCCACCCTGGCTGACCCTGCTCTCCACTACGACCTGGTGCGAGTTGGTCTAGGGCTCTATGGCCTCTACCCGGCCCCCCATTTGCAATCGCGGCTCGACCTACAGCCTGTCATGCAGGTCAAAGCCCGCATCACTCATCTCAAGGATGTGCCTGCGGGCACCGGCATTAGTTATGGCCATCAATACGTGTGCGATCGCCCCCTCCGCCTAGCAGTGGTCGGCATTGGCTACGCCGATGGGGTGCCGCGGGTGCTCTCCAACCGGCTCCAGGTCATGGTCAAAGGCCGCCTAGCCCAGCAAATCGGTGCTATCACCATGGATCAGCTGATGCTGGATGTCAGCCATATCCCCAGCCTGCAAGAGGGTGATGTCGTCACCCTGCTGGGCCGCGACGGACACCACATCATTGGCCCAGACGATTGGGCTGCTATGGCCAACACCATCAGCTGGGAAATTCTCTGTGGCTTTAAGCACCGTCTGCCCCGCATTGCAGTGGAGCAGCCCTTAGCAGCCTCTACCGCCATCCAGAGTAACTAA
- a CDS encoding HNH endonuclease, with product MGKVLVLNASYEPLNITSWRRAVVLIIKGKAERVEHNGKFVYADFPLPTVIRLRHYVRVPYKDIPLTRRNLLQRDNHTCQYCAYSGDGLTLDHVIPRSRGGSDTWENMVAACVRCNVKKGNRTPREANMPLFSQPRKPHSSLYFEVTRQIHSGVHQEWKKYVIGIS from the coding sequence ATGGGTAAGGTTCTGGTGCTCAACGCCTCCTATGAACCGCTCAACATTACGAGCTGGCGTCGGGCTGTCGTCCTGATTATTAAGGGTAAGGCGGAGCGGGTTGAGCATAACGGCAAGTTTGTCTACGCCGATTTTCCGCTGCCGACGGTAATACGGCTGCGCCACTACGTGCGGGTGCCCTACAAAGATATACCACTCACCCGGCGCAACCTGCTCCAGCGCGACAACCACACCTGCCAATACTGCGCCTACAGCGGCGACGGTCTCACCCTCGACCACGTGATCCCCCGATCGCGCGGTGGCAGCGACACCTGGGAAAACATGGTGGCCGCCTGCGTGCGCTGTAACGTGAAAAAGGGCAACCGCACCCCGCGGGAGGCCAACATGCCGCTCTTTAGTCAACCCCGTAAGCCCCACAGCAGTCTCTACTTTGAGGTGACGCGGCAAATTCACAGCGGCGTACACCAGGAGTGGAAGAAGTACGTCATTGGGATTTCGTAA
- a CDS encoding bifunctional oligoribonuclease/PAP phosphatase NrnA produces the protein MMTFNLDSETAEATFSNGSGMTSLVPRPENDSDSEDPVQAVRRLLEGHRGDRHLVLLQDFPDPDALSSAWAYKLIASNYKIECDIVYAGTLSHQENIALVRLTGLPARRWLTAADSASLANYQGLVLVDNQGTTSQLYEHLREGGLPLVLVIDHHAPQSKLDAEYIDLRPHIRATATILTQYLQQGLLNLDRNNSKHTKCATALMHGLRADTNQLMHAGPSDFMAAAYLSQFYDGQLLSAVLQASRSKRVMDVIERSLRNRKVQNNVSIAGVGYLRYDDRDAIPQAADFLVTEENVHTAVVYGIVHDEDEEREVVIGSLRTSKITLDPDEFIKEAFGQDSEGRFFGGGRSMAGGFEIPVGFLSGFYENSEFNRLKWEVFDTQIKQKLWRLINPEEGMINTD, from the coding sequence ATGATGACATTCAATTTAGACTCTGAGACCGCTGAAGCCACCTTTTCTAACGGCAGCGGGATGACTTCTCTTGTGCCCCGCCCCGAGAATGACAGTGACTCTGAAGATCCGGTACAGGCGGTGCGTCGGCTGCTGGAGGGGCACCGCGGCGATCGCCACCTGGTGCTGCTGCAAGACTTTCCTGACCCTGATGCGCTGTCGTCGGCCTGGGCCTACAAGCTGATTGCCAGCAACTACAAAATCGAGTGCGACATTGTCTACGCAGGCACCCTCAGTCACCAGGAAAACATTGCCCTCGTCCGGCTCACAGGCTTGCCCGCCCGCCGCTGGCTGACCGCCGCCGATAGTGCTAGCCTGGCTAACTACCAAGGGCTGGTGCTGGTCGATAACCAAGGCACGACGAGCCAACTCTACGAACACCTGCGGGAGGGGGGGCTGCCTCTGGTGCTGGTGATCGATCACCATGCCCCCCAATCTAAGCTAGACGCAGAATACATCGATCTGCGCCCCCACATTCGGGCTACGGCCACCATCTTGACCCAGTATTTGCAGCAGGGGCTGCTGAACCTCGATCGCAACAACAGCAAGCACACCAAGTGTGCCACCGCCCTCATGCACGGGTTGCGGGCCGACACCAACCAGCTGATGCACGCTGGGCCCAGCGACTTTATGGCGGCGGCCTACCTGAGCCAGTTTTACGACGGGCAGCTGCTGAGTGCGGTACTGCAAGCCTCGCGCTCAAAGCGAGTGATGGATGTGATTGAGCGATCGCTGCGCAACCGTAAGGTGCAAAACAACGTCTCTATTGCTGGGGTCGGCTACCTGCGCTACGACGACCGCGACGCCATTCCCCAGGCAGCAGACTTTTTGGTGACCGAAGAAAACGTGCACACCGCCGTGGTCTACGGCATCGTTCACGACGAGGATGAAGAGCGCGAGGTGGTGATTGGCTCTCTGCGCACGAGCAAAATCACCCTCGACCCCGACGAATTTATCAAAGAAGCCTTCGGCCAAGACAGCGAGGGTCGCTTCTTTGGCGGCGGGCGATCGATGGCCGGCGGCTTCGAAATTCCGGTGGGCTTTTTGTCGGGCTTTTATGAAAACTCGGAGTTCAACCGGCTCAAGTGGGAAGTCTTTGACACCCAGATCAAGCAGAAGCTTTGGCGGCTCATTAACCCTGAAGAGGGCATGATCAATACCGACTAG